The Acidobacteriota bacterium genome segment ATTTCCGCGGCGTACTGGTGGATATCTTCTTCGACCACTACCTGGCCCGGCACTGGAGACGGTTTCACGACGAGCCGCTGGCCGTTTTCTGCGAACGGACCTATCGCCGGCTGCTGGCCACCTCGGCATTCCCCGAGCTGCGCGGGCGCGTCGAGAGGATGGCCCGGATCGACCTGCTTGGCTCCTACCTCACCTTGGAGGGCATCGACCGTGCGTTGAGAGGGCTCTCTCGCCGGGTCCAGCGTGCCAATCACCTGCATCGGGGAGGACACGAGTTGCGGGCCCACTACCAGGGACTGGAGGGCGACTTCCTCGACTTCTTCCCCCAAGCCGTCGCCTACGGCGACAGCCTGGGCGTGGAATCCACGGGATGATCCGCCGACGACGCCCCCGGGAGCGGCGGCGCAAGCATCAGCCTTCGCGCCAGAGCGCGCTCCCCCTTCCGCCCCCGGCTCCCGATGCCCTCGACGCCTGCACCTGCTCGCTGGCGGAAGCCTGCGGCGGCTGCGCGCTGATTGGATCCTCCTACGCCGCGCAACTCGCCTACAAACGGCAAGTGCTCGAGGAGATTCTCGCCTCGGAGCCGATTCTCGCCCGCGTCCCCGTGGCCCCCACCCTGCCCTCCGGGGAGCCGGCGGCCTATCGCCATCGGGCCAAGCTCGCGGTGGCGTCCGAGGACGGCCGGGTCAAGATCGGGCTCTTTCAGCGGGGCAGCCATCGCATCGTGGATATCGTGCGCTGCGCCGTTCACCGCCCACTGCTCGACGAGGCCACCGCGGTCCTCAGGCGTTGGCTGGCCGGCCACCGACTGGCAGTGCCCCGGGGCCCGATCAAGTACGTCGATCTGCGTGAGGCCGAGGGCCGGACCCTGTATCTTGGCCTGGTTCTCGAATGCACCGCGGAAGAAGCCGGGGATTTGCCGCTGGACGACTTGCTCGATCGCCTCCCCCTGGCAGGCATTCGGCTCAACTTCAACCCGCAACGCTCCTCTTATGTTTTCGGCGAAGTCAACCGTATTCTCCACGGCACCGGGGAAATCGAGATCCGGGTCGATCCCGCCGCCCCACCGCTGCTCGTCCCCTCCGGAGGCTTCCTCCAGCTCAATCTCTCCGTCCTGC includes the following:
- a CDS encoding acyl carrier protein phosphodiesterase; the encoded protein is MNYLAHLLLAERRGLCPAGTLMGDGLRGPVDALGSAGLRRAVWHHRKLDSFTDTHPAFRRARRRLDPGYRHFRGVLVDIFFDHYLARHWRRFHDEPLAVFCERTYRRLLATSAFPELRGRVERMARIDLLGSYLTLEGIDRALRGLSRRVQRANHLHRGGHELRAHYQGLEGDFLDFFPQAVAYGDSLGVESTG